From one Portunus trituberculatus isolate SZX2019 chromosome 8, ASM1759143v1, whole genome shotgun sequence genomic stretch:
- the LOC123500999 gene encoding E3 ubiquitin-protein ligase TRIM71-like, translating to MQRMASAYPGGLGGPKETLDGLGPAGLGGLGGGGLGGLGVASSLGGGTDALGLGTCPLCRCLLEEARVLPCLHAVCGPCLEGLLAAPTLACPTCHAELNLDQPLDALNPPLFLPSILDMVSSEDDLGSPPPPPSSMLSPPPASSMVSPSNSHVNSRDHLLPRPLLHGDLPRPSRYLCASCDDGQAAASRCRDCNEALCESCVRAHQRVRLTKDHFIVPLPGDDSGVCNTNGGSARVHHYSGPDENSHPHLGLASPPPPSALGGSATSLGGGATGLGGGATALGGGATALGGGASALGAGATALGGGATALSGGASALGGGGAAQHGSGHLFCPSHEGEAMMYYCERCSAPVCRECTVREHRGHGCVFLQDAAENSRSITLQLLTDARSGIRAIEDSIGVTKRMVDRVELRAKAVASDVRSTTRRHISALEDRERKLLSKVERIRQVKGKTLQDQIDDLSTALARLTHAVETISSVDSAGHMELLQRREKVLAEMNELRQIKAHLSPHEDDNITFSPPDTGLYQMLNTMGFVSSSAHAAHTVASGPGLKRAARGRVSSFVVHCKDHLADQRVVGGDPVTVTVVGPDGSTAPAEVQDQKSGSYMVSYKPQTEGRHSVSVMLRGLHIQGSPFSVPVRAGRSYSSVGQVLFTIGSEGEGDGQLCRPWGVCCNKEGYIIVADRSNNRVQVFTPDGSFHHSFGSAGSRAGQFDRPAGVAADTMGRIIVADKDNHRIQVFTFEGTFLFKFGEKGSKNGQFNYPWDVSTNGEGDIAVSDTRNHRIQLFRADGSFANKYGFEGSLWKHFDSPRGVCFTQENHIVVTDFNNHRLLVVHPDFQSARFLGNEGVSEGQFLRPQGVAVDQVGHIVVADSRNHRIQIFHPNGGFMYKFGVPGSAPGQLDRPSGICVSPSGLIVVVDFGNNRVQVF from the exons ATGCAAAG GATGGCGAGTGCGTACCCTGGCGGGCTGGGCGGCCCCAAGGAGACGCTGGATGGCCTGGGTCCCGCAGGGCTGGGTGGGCTTGGTGGCGGCGGGCTGGGCGGGCTTGGCGTGGCGTCATCGCTGGGCGGGGGTACAGACGCCCTTGGTCTGGGCACCTGCCCCCTATGCCGCTGCCTGCTGGAGGAGGCGCGGGTGCTGCCGTGCCTTCACGCCGTGTGTGGCCCCTGCCTGGAGGGTCTGTTGGCAGCCCCCACGCTGGCCTGTCCAACCTGCCACGCCGAGCTGAACCTGGACCAGCCGCTTGACGCCCTCAACCCGCCGCTCTTCTTGCCCTCCATCTTGGACATGGTGTCCTCCGAGGACGACTTGGGCAGCCCGCCCCCCCCACCCTCTTCCATGCTGAGCCCACCCCCTGCCTCTTCCATGGTGAGCCCCTCCAACTCCCACGTGAACAGCCGTGACCATCTGCTGCCACGCCCGCTGCTACACGGCGACCTGCCCCGTCCTTCCAGATACCTGTGTGCCAGCTGTGACGACGGTCAGGCTGCCGCCTCCCGCTGCAGGGACTGCAATGAGGCGCTCTGTGAGTCCTGCGTGCGTGCACACCAGCGCGTGCGGCTCACCAAGGACCACTTCATCGTGCCCCTGCCTGGAGACGACTCGGGCGTGTGCAACACAAACGGCGGCAGCGCGCGGGTGCACCACTACTCAGGGCCCGATGAGAACAGCCACCCACACCTGGGCCTGGCCTCACCACCCCCACCCTCAGCACTGGGTGGCAGTGCCACGAGCCTGGGTGGTGGAGCCACAGGCCTGGGTGGCGGCGCTACGGCCTTGGGTGGTGGAGCCACGGCTTTAGGTGGTGGAGCCTCAGCTTTGGGGGCAGGTGCCACAGCCTTGGGAGGCGGAGCCACAGCCCTGAGTGGTGGCGCCTCAGccctgggtggtggtggcgcggcGCAACATGGGTCTGGACACCTGTTCTGCCCCAGCCATGAGGGTGAGGCCATGATGTACTACTGTGAGCGGTGCAGTGCCCCTGTATGCCGGGAGTGCACGGTGCGGGAGCATCGTGGCCATGGCTGTGTGTTTTTGCAGGATGCCGCTGAGAATTCCCGCTCCATCACACTGCAGCTGTTGACGGATGCCCGCAGCGGTATCCGGGCCATCGAGGACAGCATTGGCGTCACTAAGCGCATGGTGGACCGTGTGGAGCTGCGTGCCAAGGCTGTGGCCAGCGACGTGCGCTCCACCACACGGCGCCACATCTCTGCTCTGGAGGATCGCGAGAGGAAGCTGCTGAGCAAGGTGGAACGGATCCGCCAGGTGAAGGGCAAGACTCTGCAGGACCAGATTGATGACCTGAGCACCGCACTAGCCCGCCTCACCCACGCCGTGGAGACCATCAGCTCTGTGGACTCCGCTGGCCATATGGAACTGCTGCAGCGGCGCGAGAAGGTGCTCGCTGAGATGAACGAGTTGCGGCAGATCAAGGCACACCTCAGCCCACATGAGGACGACAACATCACCTTCTCGCCGCCAGACACAGGCCTGTACCAGATGCTTAATACCATGGGCTTTGTGTCTTCCTCAGCCCACGCTGCACACACCGTGGCCAGCGGCCCCGGCCTGAAGCGCGCAGCACGGGGCAGGGTGTCTTCCTTTGTGGTGCACTGCAAGGACCACCTGGCAGACCAGCGCGTGGTGGGCGGCGACCCTGTGACAGTAACGGTGGTGGGCCCAGACGGCAGCACGGCACCGGCCGAGGTGCAGGACCAGAAGAGCGGATCCTACATGGTGAGCTACAAGCCGCAGACTGAAGGGCGCCACTCGGTGAGTGTGATGCTGCGTGGCCTGCACATCCAGGGGTCGCCCTTCTCAGTGCCAGTGCGTGCCGGCCGCAGCTACTCTTCTGTAGGCCAGGTGCTCTTCACCATTGGCAGTGAGGGCGAGGGTGACGGGCAGCTGTGCCGGCCGTGGGGTGTGTGCTGCAACAAGGAGGGCTACATCATCGTGGCGGACCGCAGCAACAATCGCGTGCAGGTGTTCACGCCTGACGGCAGCTTCCATCACTCCTTTGGCTCGGCAGGGTCGCGGGCCGGCCAGTTTGACCGGCCTGCGGGCGTGGCAGCAGACACCATGGGCCGCATCATCGTGGCTGACAAGGACAACCACCGCATCCAGGTGTTTACCTTTGAAGGCACATTTTTGTTCAAGTTTGGTGAGAAGGGCAGCAAGAATGGCCAGTTCAATTACCCATGGGACGTGTCCACCAACGGCGAGGGTGACATCGCGGTGTCCGACACACGCAACCATCGCATCCAGCTGTTTCGTGCAGATGGCTCCTTTGCCAACAAGTACGGCTTTGAGGGCTCCCTGTGGAAGCACTTTGACTCCCCGCGTGGCGTGTGCTTCACTCAAGAAAACCACATCGTGGTCACTGATTTCAACAACCACCGCCTGCTGGTGGTCCACCCAGACTTCCAGTCCGCCAGGTTCCTGGGCAACGAGGGAGTGTCCGAGGGCCAGTTCCTGCGGCCGCAGGGCGTGGCTGTAGACCAGGTGGGCCACATCGTGGTGGCAGACTCCCGAAATCACCGCATTCAGATCTTTCATCCAAACGGTGGGTTCATGTACAAGTTTGGAGTGCCAGGGTCAGCGCCGGGCCAGCTGGACCGGCCCAGCGGCATCTGTGTGTCACCCTCGGGACTCATTGTGGTGGTGGACTTTGGCAACAACCGGGTCCAGGTGTTCTAG